Proteins from one Primulina huaijiensis isolate GDHJ02 chromosome 18, ASM1229523v2, whole genome shotgun sequence genomic window:
- the LOC140963762 gene encoding NAC domain-containing protein 2-like, whose protein sequence is MAASDLQLQLPPGFRFHPTDDELVMHYLCRKCASQPIFVPIIAEIDLYKYNPWELPGLALYGEKEWYFFSPRDRKYPNGSRPNRAAGSGYWKATGADKPIGIPKPVGIKKALVFYSGKAPRGEKTNWIMHEYRLTGVDRSARKKNNSLRLDDWVLCRIYNKKGASEKHVPHVITRDLTHVVTPEEDIKPVIVTSLADSSPALYDDFMYLDVSDSIPRLNPDSSGSEHVISPEFASAVEVESAPKLSEWEKSALDFQFNYLDAAPPMDLLGPQFHNLYMAEPPTEMFPFLRKPF, encoded by the exons ATGGCGGCCTCCGATTTGCAGCTGCAGTTGCCCCCCGGATTCAGGTTCCACCCCACCGACGATGAGCTGGTGATGCATTATTTGTGCCGGAAATGCGCTTCGCAGCCAATTTTCGTGCCGATTATCGCCGAAATCGACCTTTACAAGTACAATCCGTGGGAACTTCCAG GATTGGCTCTGTACGGTGAGAAAGAATGGTACTTCTTCTCTCCTCGGGACCGGAAATATCCGAATGGATCGAGGCCTAATCGTGCGGCGGGGAGTGGATACTGGAAGGCCACCGGAGCTGATAAGCCGATCGGAATTCCTAAGCCGGTGGGGATTAAGAAGGCGTTGGTGTTCTACTCCGGGAAGGCTCCGAGGGGCGAGAAGACCAATTGGATCATGCACGAATACCGCCTCACCGGCGTGGACCGATCAGCTCGCAAGAAGAACAACAGCTTGAGG CTGGATGACTGGGTACTGTGCCGCATATACAACAAGAAGGGCGCCAGCGAGAAGCACGTGCCTCACGTCATCACCCGGGACCTGACGCACGTGGTGACGCCAGAGGAGGACATCAAGCCCGTCATCGTGACGTCACTCGCCGACTCTTCCCCGGCGTTGTACGACGACTTCATGTACCTCGACGTGTCCGACTCCATCCCGCGGCTGAACCCGGACTCGAGCGGCTCAGAACACGTGATCTCGCCGGAGTTCGCCAGCGCGGTAGAGGTCGAGAGTGCCCCGAAGCTGAGCGAGTGGGAGAAGTCGGCCCTCGACTTCCAGTTCAACTACCTCGACGCCGCCCCGCCGATGGACCTTCTTGGCCCGCAGTTCCACAACTTATACATGGCGGAGCCGCCGACGGAGATGTTCCCTTTTCTAAGGAAGCCGTTTTAG